The following is a genomic window from Triplophysa rosa linkage group LG11, Trosa_1v2, whole genome shotgun sequence.
CTGCTCTAGTGACAAACAATATAACTGAAGACTGATAGGAACGTGGAACAATGCATGTCAATGAGAACTGTTGAAATGAAGTTACTTGAAATATTACGattattttaagaatgtttttatGGAAATACAATTCGATTTTAACAAAAGTCAAACTATAAATTAGACCATAATACATGTGTGTATATCATAAACTTGgaaatattaattcatatttctCAGTATTCTATTTCCAGAAAGAgtctaaaatgttttataagatTTTACTGCCCTTTTTACTTTTGGCAACACAATTGGatatttaaaacagatttaaaaacaGGCTAAATAAGTCCTTCGTTCTGAAGGTTCAGATATGACAAGATCACACAGGCACTTGGAGACTCTTAATCATTTTATTGCAAACGTAGAGTATTTTCATTAATACTTTATTCTAGATTTTTTCGTTTTAACAGTCTTTCCCAATACTTCAAAATCGAACAAAAAATCTTATGACGTTATTGCACATAGACGGGCCTGTttcacacagaacgcgcttttgCGCGGAATACGTAAACATCAGCTGAACGTACCGCCAACGTTACAGCGTCTCGCGAGTTTTAATGCTATCCTCGCAAATTTCGCGTGTTTTAACGCAAGAACGCGTTCTGTGTGAACCGCCTTGCTTTTTCTTAGTACCATAGCTCTACGTTGATGCACATATGGACATTAATGTACGAATAGAGACTACTGTAAAAACAGACTTGACAGAAGTAAAGCATTTGTACAACTGTAAAACTATCCACCAACGTGATTCAACATCAACAAAAACCCATCGTGAGGTTTGGGCGTATGAATTAcactcttttatttatttgggatCTAAGTGATTAATGGCAAAATTTTTGACAATCTCAATAATATAACTGACAGTTATGTACTGCAGATTTGGTCAGTCCTGGTGTGTCACAagacataacatttttatgttgttgATGTGGCAATTATCTATAAGACCATTTGCCTTATGTCACCAAGGTCAACACTCTCAACCCCAACCCCGAGGCCTTTATACACGAGTAGAATATATCTAGAAACAATCAAAATTATGTgcattcatgttaatttttgaTGTTATATGTAAAATTAGTAATAAGAAAAAGGCTGCAAACCTAAAGGCTCTTAATTACAAATGTTTTACAACATTAGTTCTTAAAACTTTACACATCCCTATTGGTCTAAAAGTGTCCTCCAGTCCTTCATATTGTGTATGGTGCCACATAAATCCATGAGCACTGTTGAAATCAGGGAGGAGACGAGGTTAGCAGCATCGCTTCTTTTCAATGTGGATGATCCTATTGCATTTCGGGCACGTGTGATAGGCGTCTTTGAAAAATTTGACGAAGAAGGGAATCAGACAGCAGCATAGCACAAATCTGGTAGAGAAGAGGAgattcacatttatttagctGGTGCCACAgagtttgatttttttacttttagttACAAATTTGAAACGGACCCTTACCCACACAGAATCAAAAGTAGGCACATCAACCATGCGTAGACTCCTGCTTTGTAGGTGACGTTTGTTAAGACTTGCTGTTGGCAACTAGTGCAGGTGGCCATTCCCGGATTGCGACCTAGCTCGTACGATTCATGGCTGACAAATTTGCTTCTGTTGTCAGTTGCTTGAACTACAGGAAGAGATGTTTTCGGATTGGTCAACATCTAAATTTGATAAACGTATCTGATGTATTTTATTGGGATTTAAAATCACTTTGCAAAAACACCAGGCAAAGAAGACAGCAAATATAGGTTTTATACAGTCAAATCCTCACATTATCaaattttttaatcaaaatataGCGATATTCATAATTGACAGGTAACAAACTCACCACGTCGCATTTGAGAGTCATCGATAGTGGAACTTTGTGGAGAGAACGGTGTGTGCACATGGTAAACCTTGACATCACCTTTGGTGTCCACTTTAGAGAAAAGAAAGAGGTTTTCACGTTTTAGGATTAACAATTTGTGTCAAACAAATGCTGATGTTTGGATTTTTATAGTCACTTTGTATAAGCCATTCAAACTCAATGCATGACTCAGCAACTTACTtggtattatatagggaggtGGGTCCCGGGTTTTGTTGGCACTCATTCTTTTCTTTGTCTGGATTTTTACTGGTAGGGAAAGAGTAGAAGACATAATATGtgatttttgtgacatttgggTGCATTTGGGTTTCATAACTTTTTTGTGCTTCATTTAGTAAAAACGTGATAAAGTTGACTTTTCCAGGTGCCATGTCCCTTTAGTAAACTGTTATATCAAGTGTTTTGGATAGTACCATCTGCCAACTAAATACATTAAATGGCAAACAATAGAAATCAGATATAACAGGTTTGAACATCAGAAAAACTGTGTTGATGCTGAACTGGGCAGACCGACTTCACACACTGGGCGACACCTTTGTGCGGAAGAAAATCCCCCAAATATCtcaaaaaatgatttacttGTATTCATGCTAAATGAGGTGaaatatgtttagcttagctgTCTGCCAGCTTCGTTTTCCTAGACAGGTTTGGCAAAAGCACATCAAATGACAGGTCATGCTGCATTTCCATGATGACACTAAGGTAAACGCCTTATAGAAAGACAACAGCATTACGAGGCCAGTCACTGATTGATGCAGACGTCCACCCAAAGGCAAAAGTGGAATGTTGCTCGGCTGCATGTCTGACTAGTGTACTAAGACACCCTGATACTTATTTTAAGGTAGGCCTACTACTGGAAAAACAGTGTCAGTTCTCCTAAAAGAATGACACGGTACATACAGTAATATCTTGCAATGTACAAACAAGTTCCTTTAACTGTGTTAGGTACTTATGGGTTAATTTAGTGATCATGTTACTCCAAAGcttcaaataacaaataaaaatcaaataaaaaaaaataatagatgcaTTTTCTTCATCTCTAAATGCAAATTCAACCTCACGTGTGTCAGATGAACAAATCTCTCTATTATGCATATTTATACATGAACTTAGATATTTAGTAAGTAGTAAGTAGTTTACACTATATCTAAAAATGGACATTTCTGAGAGGTTTGCAGTGTTTGGAGTACATGTTTTAGGTGTGTGTCAGAACAGTAGGAGGTGACCAGGAAACCTAAAACAGTTCAAATACATCAGCTATTTTACTCTACTGTCGCTAGTCAGTACAGAGATTTAAAAGGCTTGTCCTTTTATTGCTCGAGTCAGGTTTGATCAAAGCATTGTCTTCTTATGTTACACAACACATTATAATCAGGTTCCAAAACTTGCCACGCCTGTGAATGGCGAATGAACTGAGAAACAATCTGGAAATTTACCAGTCGTAAATATTTATTACTGgccatgaaaatgtattttctattACATAGGACAGAGCTGGCTGTTAAATTTGGAAGTTCTCACAAGGCCTATATCTCAGTAACCATTAGAATTTGAGTCATAAGTTCAGTTAGATAGTTAAAAACTAATAATAAACTTATTATCAGTGACATTTTTTCTAGCAGTGGTGTTGTATGTTGGTTTCAAAATATAagttttctacattttaaatCTAAACTAAAATTCCAACTTATATTGTTGTATGTTTGGTAAACAGGATAGCACAATACAACTACTCTGGGATACATGGAGGTTTGGATGAAGTGTGAAGAAGCGTTACTTTAACAGgttacgttttttttattttaggttcAAATTTCTTGCTGTGTGATGAATTGTTTTGTGCTTTATAATTTTTGGAATGTTTCGGTTTTGCTGAAAAGCCTACAATCTGTTTAATGACAGGTTCCATTGTGTCAACCCCATAGCGTGACAAATATTACCTCGCTCAAGAGGCGTGTTGTGACAAAGTCAAATAGTTTCTTATCATCCTGGGAAAAAGAAGTACATTCAATATCTTTTTTGCATTGAAAGCTACCCTGAGAAAAGCTCACTTTAGTAAAAAGAATACACTCCACTCTCCTTTATATAATTTGTCTCTATGACCCAGGAATGATAGATGTTTCCATCCCATAGATTCATCCCACTTAACTCCACAAATTGTTGAAAATGTGTTCCTCATATTTTCATGATGGTGTCTTAAAGTGGAGAATATTCCTCATATGTGTCACCACACAGGCATCCCAGATAAGCTTTTGATGGCTAATTATCCGGACTTAAACATTTTCAGAAGACACGCGAGTCACACAACACATTCCTACATTTTATCCTCTAATTTAAACAACACATTATTGAGCTTTACTGTTTGATGTTCGATTAACCCATCTGGCCATCACAGGACTGAACGTCcagacacaaaataagaccaCACAATGTTCAGTTTACCTTTAGGTTAATGACGCACAAAAATAAGGACTTGTTTGTTAAGCAAAGAGTAGAGGCAATAAGGACAAGGACAATTACAGCACAATTACTGTAAATGACTCTGAATCACACAATAATCATTCCGCTGATTTCAACCCTAATTCTTTAAAAACGTGTCCTGTCTTCtcatttcaaatcaaatcaaatcaaatctatTTTCTCAAATCCAATCCATTCATAATCACCCCACTAAACAAACTTAACCAACAGCAACTCAACATTTGCCATTTAGAGAGAAAGTTCACTTTGAATGAAAAGTCTGCGAACTAAATACGTGTAAATGATTCAACAAAAATGaaagctaaaaaataaaaaaataaaccaagaCAGCATCATTACACAATTATGTaatttttcacatttcacattATCTGTAATCTTAACATATTCCTATTTTATCACGAACCTATGTGACGTTTGGCTAAACAAGGCACCAAATTCCAAAAGCACTGCAGAACCTTCACTATGTTGAGTTTGTTCGTACAGTTCTTTGTAAGGAGAGCGTTCTTACCTGTACTGTTGCGGCTGTCGCTGATGACTGAAACCAGTTTCTATGGCGTTTCAAAGCTTTTCATAGTTACTCCACCCCTGCCTACTCGAGTagcatattttctttttattgtcttttatgaATGTTCTTGTGACTGAAACAGGAAGAGGgctgttttttctgtcattgGAAATATTTCTGAATAACCTGTTTTGCGTATGACTAATAAGGTTAATGAATGTAAACACTTCTAATTGGAAAGAAAACATGCATGTTTTATATGAAATATCAGACAGGTGTTTTGTGGTGTCAGGTGTTTTGGTTTTATCAGTTTTCATACTGATTTCTAAGTGATGAAAGCAAGTAATGATTTTATACGCTATAATTCAGTTTGCTGGAACagatgaaaaatctgtaatctAATTTAAATCAAAGTCATATCATATCATAGTGACTAATTGTAAAGAACCTATAGACATCACAATGATAAACTAAATGAATCTGTAATTTTCCC
Proteins encoded in this region:
- the si:ch211-157c3.4 gene encoding lipopolysaccharide-induced tumor necrosis factor-alpha factor homolog-like, with translation MSANKTRDPPPYIIPMDTKGDVKVYHVHTPFSPQSSTIDDSQMRRVQATDNRSKFVSHESYELGRNPGMATCTSCQQQVLTNVTYKAGVYAWLMCLLLILCGFVLCCCLIPFFVKFFKDAYHTCPKCNRIIHIEKKRCC